In a single window of the Acinetobacter sp. CS-2 genome:
- a CDS encoding autotransporter assembly complex protein TamA yields the protein MLSKLNFKKTTLTLSVNSILQWNNEHKRFGLSILLMLLAQHGFAQVTQPNSIITEAEFQQQLKNEAIQQGVGSSAELEKPENIQQTPIEPDSLQMLEQQEQATQPLEEFKPIEFEDLEELPITPVNAEMANEIFRVAEEAKREAQQYRAGQSTEVAVSDATQQELVEINQAPVNIDQLMSNIEADSQIVVEANAAGKTLPELAPTDEIEEPNFFKRWLYKIRPPRQLNTAKLDRISADVIIVPTANSSDVSAKAYAQAMENLKENIRAKLSSFTRESFSDFPSALPQLRTLSNQAAQAVGFYNAEFKFEKLSESRVRVRVTTNAPVQIKAQNIEFSGAGENQPQFQVIRLLPDQDVGDIFNHGLYEETKNRISDAATNNGYFDSYWRLHDVKVAQPQNTVDVNLRYETGERYKLGPVEFRMSDPSQPFPIDMDVLQSMVSWEDGADYTFWRVNGLANNLTNSRYFNYTLVDAIHPDPVEKALELPPDIQALVDQQKISESEASVQDKKRVASAKEVTQSVADETQFAGQEETEGDENLRQMRAQQETRQSEEDRLKVQAREEKKVPVIVTLNADRLNSAELGAGYGSDTGARLRAQYRRAIVNRRGHSFDANMEVSQIRQSIDGRYNIPYHDPINDYISIVGGYEREERDDVAQGNSLKIESAVAGADRIIKRPRGSWQHTFGLRYRLDQITQQGTINTNEIPDAFIANANDQQQSLLLGYEASLATSDKRVNPGKGFKQTYKVELGSESLLSDADMAILNAGWRFIYSLGENDSHQFVGRGDLGYILTQDFSKVPYNLRYFTGGDQTVRGFDYKSLSPEENGFKIGGQALAVGSLEYNYQFKEGWRAAIFSDVGNAYDKDFNTPTAYSMGLGLRWASPIGPIRIDVASGISDDNHPIRLHFFIGSQL from the coding sequence ATGCTTTCGAAACTGAATTTTAAAAAGACGACGCTTACTTTAAGCGTCAATTCCATTTTACAGTGGAACAATGAGCATAAACGATTCGGACTCAGTATTTTACTCATGTTACTGGCTCAACACGGTTTTGCACAAGTGACTCAGCCAAATAGCATCATCACTGAAGCGGAATTTCAGCAACAACTCAAAAATGAAGCTATTCAGCAGGGTGTGGGCAGTAGTGCAGAATTGGAAAAGCCAGAAAACATTCAGCAAACTCCGATTGAACCTGATAGCTTGCAAATGCTGGAGCAGCAAGAACAGGCAACCCAACCTCTGGAAGAATTCAAGCCGATTGAATTTGAAGATCTGGAAGAACTGCCGATAACCCCTGTCAATGCAGAAATGGCAAATGAAATTTTTCGGGTTGCCGAAGAGGCGAAACGAGAAGCCCAGCAATACCGCGCCGGTCAGAGCACAGAAGTAGCCGTTTCTGATGCCACACAACAAGAGTTGGTTGAAATTAATCAGGCACCGGTAAATATCGATCAGTTGATGTCGAATATTGAGGCAGATAGCCAGATTGTGGTTGAAGCCAATGCAGCCGGTAAAACTTTACCTGAACTGGCCCCCACTGATGAAATTGAAGAACCGAATTTCTTTAAACGCTGGTTATATAAAATACGCCCGCCGCGTCAGCTAAATACTGCCAAGCTGGATCGTATCAGTGCCGATGTGATTATTGTCCCTACAGCAAATAGTAGCGATGTTTCAGCCAAAGCTTATGCGCAGGCTATGGAAAATCTGAAAGAAAATATCAGAGCTAAACTTTCCAGTTTTACCCGGGAATCTTTTAGTGATTTCCCTTCAGCATTGCCGCAGCTGAGGACATTGTCAAATCAGGCTGCACAAGCAGTTGGCTTTTATAATGCCGAATTTAAATTCGAGAAACTCAGTGAAAGTCGTGTTCGGGTCAGAGTAACGACAAATGCACCGGTACAGATTAAAGCACAGAATATTGAATTTAGCGGTGCAGGAGAAAACCAGCCCCAGTTTCAGGTGATCCGGCTTTTGCCCGATCAGGATGTAGGCGATATTTTCAACCATGGTCTATATGAGGAAACCAAAAACCGTATTAGCGATGCCGCAACCAACAACGGTTACTTTGACAGCTATTGGCGCCTGCATGATGTAAAAGTAGCCCAGCCACAAAATACTGTCGATGTGAACCTGCGCTATGAAACGGGCGAACGCTACAAGTTAGGCCCAGTCGAATTCCGCATGAGTGATCCGTCACAGCCATTTCCAATTGATATGGATGTTCTGCAAAGTATGGTTTCCTGGGAGGATGGTGCCGATTATACTTTCTGGCGTGTCAATGGTTTAGCCAATAACCTCACCAACTCGCGTTATTTTAATTACACTCTGGTGGATGCAATACATCCAGATCCAGTTGAGAAAGCGCTGGAACTGCCGCCCGATATTCAGGCTTTGGTCGATCAGCAAAAAATATCTGAAAGTGAGGCTAGCGTTCAGGATAAAAAACGGGTCGCTTCCGCTAAAGAAGTCACCCAATCTGTAGCCGATGAAACCCAGTTTGCGGGTCAAGAGGAAACTGAAGGGGATGAAAATCTTCGTCAGATGCGTGCACAGCAGGAAACCAGACAATCTGAAGAAGATCGTTTAAAAGTTCAGGCACGTGAAGAGAAGAAAGTTCCAGTGATCGTAACTTTAAATGCTGATCGTTTAAATAGTGCAGAACTGGGGGCAGGTTATGGTTCCGATACAGGAGCACGATTACGTGCTCAGTACCGCCGTGCCATCGTCAACCGCCGTGGACATTCTTTTGATGCCAACATGGAAGTGTCGCAAATTCGCCAGTCTATCGACGGACGTTATAATATTCCCTATCACGATCCTATCAATGACTACATCAGTATCGTTGGCGGTTATGAACGTGAAGAACGTGATGACGTGGCACAGGGGAATAGCCTGAAGATTGAATCTGCTGTGGCTGGTGCTGACAGAATTATTAAAAGACCGCGTGGTAGCTGGCAACATACTTTTGGTCTCCGTTATCGTTTGGATCAGATTACCCAACAGGGAACCATTAATACCAATGAAATTCCGGATGCCTTTATTGCCAATGCCAATGACCAGCAGCAATCTTTATTGTTGGGTTATGAGGCATCACTTGCGACCAGCGATAAACGGGTCAATCCGGGTAAAGGCTTTAAGCAGACCTATAAGGTCGAACTTGGCAGTGAGTCATTATTGTCTGATGCTGATATGGCCATTCTCAATGCAGGCTGGCGTTTTATTTATTCATTGGGTGAAAATGATAGTCACCAGTTTGTCGGGCGTGGCGATTTGGGTTATATCTTGACTCAAGATTTTAGCAAGGTGCCTTATAACCTGCGTTACTTTACTGGTGGTGATCAGACAGTACGCGGTTTTGACTATAAAAGTCTATCGCCGGAAGAAAATGGATTTAAAATCGGTGGTCAGGCTCTGGCTGTGGGATCACTTGAATATAACTATCAATTTAAAGAAGGTTGGCGTGCAGCCATTTTTAGCGATGTCGGCAATGCTTATGATAAAGATTTCAATACGCCTACTGCATACAGTATGGGCTTGGGGCTGCGTTGGGCATCGCCAATTGGCCCTATTCGTATAGATGTTGCTTCAGGTATTTCTGATGACAATCATCCAATACGTCTGCATTTCTTTATTGGTTCACAATTATAA
- a CDS encoding MFS transporter, with protein MEKNEHLLGTRRFLPMFVTQFFGALNDNVYKQALLLVITYGWISQQTASVSTLNNLAALLFILPYFIFSATAGQIADKYERSQLVRGIKILEIVIMLIGSAGFLLGHLWLLLLALFLMGTHSTFFGPIKYAILPEILKPNELMSGNALFQSGTSIAILVGMILGGAVISASDGNLLWISLTIVTIALLGYFSSRFVLKQKVTSPDVHIDWNFFRTSFQTLGYAKSLPMVFLILLGNSWYWFYGATYLTQIPQLTQQNLHASENVVSLLLTFFSVGIGIGSLLCRRIGGTEVNLKMVPIGAIGLTVFAFYLAASLAFVPERSGELLSLKDVFTQGWSYYHVMLAVTLLGISGGFYIVPLYAMMQAFSPPSHRARVVAANNILNAIFMVSSAIFSIIILSVLKIDIKILFSITAILSAIFTTWLLFKLKPMLAAQQQDALED; from the coding sequence ATGGAAAAAAATGAACATCTCTTAGGCACACGCCGGTTTTTACCGATGTTTGTCACTCAATTTTTTGGTGCCCTGAATGACAACGTGTATAAACAAGCCTTGTTACTGGTCATTACCTATGGTTGGATTAGCCAGCAAACTGCCAGCGTAAGCACACTGAATAACCTTGCAGCCTTGTTGTTTATTTTACCCTATTTCATTTTCTCTGCCACAGCCGGACAGATTGCCGACAAATACGAACGTTCACAACTTGTACGGGGCATCAAGATTCTCGAAATCGTGATTATGCTGATTGGCTCGGCGGGTTTTTTACTCGGTCATTTGTGGCTTTTATTATTAGCTTTATTTTTAATGGGTACTCACTCGACTTTCTTCGGGCCAATCAAATATGCCATTTTGCCAGAAATTTTAAAGCCCAATGAATTGATGTCCGGAAATGCCTTATTTCAGTCAGGAACTTCTATTGCCATTTTAGTCGGGATGATTTTAGGCGGTGCGGTCATTTCTGCCTCGGACGGCAATTTGTTGTGGATCAGCTTAACGATTGTGACGATTGCCTTGCTGGGATATTTTTCCAGTCGTTTCGTATTAAAGCAAAAAGTGACTTCACCAGACGTACACATTGACTGGAACTTTTTTAGAACCAGCTTTCAAACTCTGGGTTATGCCAAAAGTTTACCAATGGTGTTCCTGATTTTACTGGGCAATTCCTGGTACTGGTTTTATGGCGCAACCTATCTCACTCAAATTCCGCAGCTGACTCAACAAAACCTGCATGCTTCTGAAAATGTAGTCAGCCTGCTATTAACGTTCTTCTCTGTCGGGATTGGCATCGGTTCGTTATTGTGCCGCAGAATTGGCGGTACAGAAGTCAATTTGAAAATGGTTCCGATAGGAGCGATTGGCTTAACCGTGTTTGCTTTTTATCTGGCAGCCAGTTTGGCTTTTGTGCCAGAACGTAGTGGTGAATTGCTCAGCTTGAAAGATGTTTTTACCCAAGGCTGGAGTTATTACCATGTCATGCTTGCTGTGACATTACTTGGGATTAGTGGCGGTTTTTATATCGTACCGCTTTATGCCATGATGCAGGCTTTTTCGCCGCCATCACATCGCGCACGTGTAGTTGCTGCAAACAACATTCTCAATGCCATATTCATGGTATCCTCTGCTATATTTTCTATTATCATCTTAAGTGTGCTTAAGATTGATATTAAAATACTTTTTAGTATCACAGCGATTCTAAGCGCCATTTTCACTACATGGCTCTTGTTTAAGCTCAAGCCCATGCTTGCAGCACAGCAACAAGATGCTTTAGAGGATTAA